ACGTTCTATGAAAATACTATGCGTAGAAATTCAGAATTAGCTGATTCAGGAGTGAACTTCATTGGGACTGGTGTTTCTGGTGGAGAAGAAGGTGCTTTGAAGGGACCTTCAATTATGCCAGGTGGGCAAAAAGAAGCTTACGATTTAGTAGCTCCAATCCTAGAAAAGATTGCTGCTAAAGCTGACGACGGTACACCTTGTGTGACTTATATAGGTCCTAATGGCGCAGGACATTATGTAAAGATGGTTCATAATGGCATTGAATATGGAGACATGCAACTGATTGCCGAATCTTATGATTTAATGAAAAATGTCTTAGGACTATCTGTTGAAGAAATGGCTGATATTTTTGCGGAATGGAATAAAGGCGAGTTGGATAGTTATTTGATTGATATTACTGCAGATATCTTAACACGTAAAGACGATAAAGGAAGCGGCAAGCCTATCGTTGATATGATCTTAGACGCAGCAGGAAATAAAGGAACAGGTAAATGGACAAGCCAAAGCTCATTAGATCTAGGTGTGCCTTTGCCTTTAATTACTGAATCTGTTTTTGCTCGTTATATTTCAGCTTATAAAGATGAACGTGTTCATGCGAGCCAAGTATTACAAAAAACACCAGAATATAACTTCACCGGAGATAAAAAAGAGCTACTTGAAAAATTACGTGAGGCTTTATACTTTAGTAAAATCATGAGTTACGCGCAAGGGTTTGCGCAATTGCGAGAAGCTTCAGACGAATACGATTGGAATTTACCGTTTGGTGAAATTGCTAAGATTTGGCGAGCAGGGTGTATTATTCGAGCACAATTTTTACAAAAAATCACGGATGCTTATGATAAAGATCCTGATATTGATAATTTGTTATTAGATGATTACTTTAAAGATATCGCAGAAAAATATCAACAATCAGTACGTGATGTTATCGCTGTAGCTGTTCAAGCAGGAGTTCCTGTACCAGCTCTTTCTTCAGCTATTGCTTATTTTGACTCTTACCGAGCAAAAAGATTGCCTGCTAATTTGATACAAGCACAACGTGATTTCTTTGGTGCGCATACTTATGAACGAGTGGATGAAGATGGTACCTTCCATTATTCTTGGTATGATGAAAAATAAGAAAAAATAAAGTGAAAAAAAGAAAGAGATGAGTCCCTTCTAATTTTTAGGGACGAATCTCTTTTTTATTTTACCCGGACGTGATAAACTGTTACATAGTGTTTTACTGGCAATTCAATAAGTAGAATTGAAAAAAGGAGAATAAAATTTAATGAGCGGTATTCTAATAATTGAAGACGAGAAAAATTTAGCTCGATTTGTAGAATTAGAATTAAAGCATGAAGGATATGAAACTGAAGTTCATTATAATGGACGAACAGGTTTGGACGCAGCATTAAACAATGATTGGGATGCGATTTTGCTAGATCTGATGCTACCAGAGCTAAATGGTTTGGAGATTTGTCGTAGAGTTCGCCAAATTAAAAATACTCCTATTATTATGATGACAGCTCGTGATTCAGTGATTGATCGTGTCTCTGGGTTAGACCATGGAGCAGATGATTATATCGTTAAACCGTTTGCTATTGAAGAATTATTAGCTCGCTTACGTGCGTTATTGCGCCGGATTGATATTGAAGGTGACAAAAATACTGGAAAGCAAACGACGCTCAATTATCGTGACTTGGTTATTGAAAAAGAAAATCGAGTAGTAAGAAGAGACTCAGAAGTAATAGAACTAACCAAACGTGAATATGAGCTGTTACTTACTTTAATGGAAAACGTGAATGTGGTTTTATCCCGAGAGATTCTATTAAAAAAAGTCTGGGGTTATCAAACAGAAATCGAAACAAACGTTGTGGACGTTTATATTCGTTATTTGCGAAATAAGATAGATCTTCCAGGCGAAGAGAGCTACATACAAACTGTACGTGGTACTGGATATGTGATGCGTTCGTGAAAAGAAAAAACACAGGAGAAAAAGAACTTAAAAAAACCTCTTTGACGATAAAATGGGCTTTTGCGAGTTCTTTTTTCATATTTGTTGTTTTTACTGTTTTTGCTATCATTACCTATAAAACAGCAGTTAACCTTATAATAGAAAGAGAACAAGAAGAAGCTCAACAGACAACTTATGAAGCTGTTTCTCATTTAGCAAATGCGAATCAACCGTTAGATAAAGAACTTTCTTACAAAAATCTAATTGAA
This region of Tetragenococcus osmophilus genomic DNA includes:
- the gndA gene encoding NADP-dependent phosphogluconate dehydrogenase; protein product: MTKQQVGVVGMAVMGKNLALNIESRGYSVALYNRTGSKTEDVVEENPDKNLQGTYSVEEFVNAIEKPRRILLMVKAGKGTDATIQSLLPYLDQGDVLIDGGNTFYENTMRRNSELADSGVNFIGTGVSGGEEGALKGPSIMPGGQKEAYDLVAPILEKIAAKADDGTPCVTYIGPNGAGHYVKMVHNGIEYGDMQLIAESYDLMKNVLGLSVEEMADIFAEWNKGELDSYLIDITADILTRKDDKGSGKPIVDMILDAAGNKGTGKWTSQSSLDLGVPLPLITESVFARYISAYKDERVHASQVLQKTPEYNFTGDKKELLEKLREALYFSKIMSYAQGFAQLREASDEYDWNLPFGEIAKIWRAGCIIRAQFLQKITDAYDKDPDIDNLLLDDYFKDIAEKYQQSVRDVIAVAVQAGVPVPALSSAIAYFDSYRAKRLPANLIQAQRDFFGAHTYERVDEDGTFHYSWYDEK
- a CDS encoding response regulator transcription factor; amino-acid sequence: MSGILIIEDEKNLARFVELELKHEGYETEVHYNGRTGLDAALNNDWDAILLDLMLPELNGLEICRRVRQIKNTPIIMMTARDSVIDRVSGLDHGADDYIVKPFAIEELLARLRALLRRIDIEGDKNTGKQTTLNYRDLVIEKENRVVRRDSEVIELTKREYELLLTLMENVNVVLSREILLKKVWGYQTEIETNVVDVYIRYLRNKIDLPGEESYIQTVRGTGYVMRS